The following DNA comes from Phycisphaeraceae bacterium.
CCGCTCGTCCGGCGAGGTACCCGTGGCCCTTGAGGGAGTCGATCAGGACCACGAAGGGACCGTCGGCCGACTGGCCCAGTTTGTCGACGAGCGTCTTGGGGGCCCAGTCCGAGGGGTAGTTGCCCGTGATGATCGCGCCGCCGATGCCGCCGCGGAGCAGCGAAACGAACTCATCAAAGGAGACCAGCGAGGCCCCGGGGGTCTGGGCGATGGCGTCCAGGACACGCCGCACGCCGCGGGCGTTGGGCGCCTTCTCGGCGTACATCTTGAAGCCGTTGGAATCGCTGGGGGGGAAGGTCTTGTCCTGCCCGCGGCTGGGCACCGGGCCGACGGCCATGACAACCGACGGCGTGATCGCCAGCGCGGCCCGCGCGAGCAGGTAGGCGTCCTCGCACGAGAGCATGGGGCTGACGAGGAGCCCGAGGCGGGCGCCCTTGTCCATCGGGCCCTTGGCCGTCACGGCCTGCTTGAGCCCGGCGACCGCATCGAGCAGCGCCCGGTTCCAGTCGGTCTCCACCTGCACGCCGAACTGGCGGCGAACGGGCGTCGTGAGCCGGTCCTCCGAGTGGACCCACTTCCAGGAGTGCCGCACCTCGTCGGTGATCCACCACTTGTTGACGGCCATGTTGGTCCGAGGGCGGAGGCGGTACACCTTCCCCTCGTTGTGGCAGACGGTGAGGTTGTCGCCCGAGGCGGTGAAGCCGTCGATCGAGGGCGTCTCCTTCAGGAACCACACCCGCTGGGCGAAGAGGAAGTCCTTGTCCAGCAGCGCGCCGACGGGGCAGAGGTCGGTCACGTTGAGGGAGAGTTCGTTGGCGATGGGCCGGCCTGGGAAGACGTCGATCTCCTCGTGGTTGCCGCGGCCCTGGACCATGAGTTCACTGGTGCCCGTCACCTCGCGGGTGAAACGGACGCACCGGGTGCACATGATGCAGCGGTCGGAGTAGAGGAGGATGTTGGGGCCGATGTCCTTCTTGGGGTTCTTGACCTTGACGTCCTGGAAGCGGGAGGCGGCGCGGCCGTACTCGTAGGAGTAATCCTGCAGGCCGCACTCGCCGGCCTTGTCGCACACCGGGCAGTCCAGGGGGTGGTTGATCAGCAGGTATTCCATCACCGACTTCTGGTTCTGCACGGACTTGGGGGAGTCGGTGTAGACCACCATGCCGTCCGCCGCGGCGGTCTGGCAGGTCGGGACGAGCTTGCCGCCCATCCAGGGCTCGAGGGCGTTGTTGTTGCGGGGGTTGGGCATCCAGACCTCGGCGAGGCAGATGCGGCAGGAGGCGACGATCGAGAGGCCGTCGTGGTAGCAGTACTGCGGGATCTCGACGCCGGCGTCGTTGGCGACCTGGAGGATCATCTGACCCTGGGTGAACTCGCGCTCGACGCCGTTGATGGTGATTCTGGGCATGGCGGGGGGATCGTAGCCGAGGTGGGTTGGGGAATGCCCGGATGGGGCGGCGCGGGATGTTCGGCCCGCGCCGGGCCCATGGAGAGCGGGGGACACCCTAAACTCGCCGGATGTCCCACACGTTCCAGGCCCCGACGGGCACCCGCGATTTCTACCCCGCCGAGCTCAACCGGCTGCGCTACGTTCAGGACGCCTGGCGTCGGACGTCCATCCGGCACGGATTCGACGAGATCGAGGGGCCGACCTTCGAGCACCTGGACCTCTACACCGTCAAGAGCGGCGAGGGGATCGTGTCGGAACTGTTCAGTTTCGAGCGGTTCGGCGGCGAGAAGAAGTTCGCGCTCCGGCCGGAGTTCACGCCCACGCTGGCGCGGATGTACGCGGCGAAGGCGGCGAGCCTCCCGAAGCCCACCAAGTGGTTCTGGATGCAGAACTGCTTCCGGGCGGAGCGGCCGCAGAGGGGGCGGTTGAGGGAGTTCTCGCAGTGGAACTGCGACATCGTGGGGGACGACTCGCCTGCAGTTGACGCAGAGTGCCTTGAGTGTTGTGTTGGACTGCTTGACCATCTCAAACTGACCCCGTCGCACGTCAGGGTTGGCTTTAGCCACCGCGCAGTGATTGCACAGCTTCTAGGAGTCACAGGAGCAACGGAAAGCACACTCGACCGGTCGCTTGCTCTCCTCGATCGTCGATTCAAGATGGACGCTTCGGAGTTCGCTAGCCAAATGTCAGCGATCGGGATCGATGTCGAAAGGCTGGATGTTCTGGTTGGTCAAATTGGCCAGAATCGCCGAACCAAACAGGACTTCGTTCAGGACCAAGGCGGCGCTCGCATTGATCTGCGTCCGATTCGAGCGATAGAGGACAGTTTGCAATCGGCTGGTATTGGTGAGTGGTGTGTTTTTGATAATCGGATCGTCCGCGGTCTCGCCTACTACACCGGCATGGTCTTCGAAGTCCACGAGACCACCGGCGCCGAGCGCGCCATCGCCGGCGGTGGCCGCTACGACAAACTCATCGAGATGTTCGGTGGCCCGCCGACCCCTGCCGTGGGCTTCGGCATGGGCGATGTCGTCCTCTCCCTGGTCCTCCAGGACAAGGGGCTCATGCCCGATGACGCCCGGATCGCGGACACGCTGGGCCTGCGGCCGGATGTTTTCGTCTTCGCCGCGGCGGAGGCGGCGGACCCGGCGGTGACGGGCGTCGTCGCCGGCTTGCGTCGTGCGGGGCTGCACGCGCGCCGGTCGTACAAGTCCACCCGCAACATCGGCAAACTGGTGAAGGACGCCGCGGGCGCCAATGCCCGCTTCGCGATGATCCTGCACTCCGCCGAGGTCTGCTCGCTCAAGAACATGGCGACGCAGGCGCAGGAGGACAACGTGCCGGTTGGTGAGGCCGCGGCGCGGATCTCGGCGGGACGGTAAACGGCCTTGGCTTACTTCGCGGGCTCGACCACGACCGGCACGCCGGTGCGGACGATCCATCGCGACTGCGGGCCGGTCCACCACAGGACGCTCACGGGGTCCAGCGTCGGCGTGGCCTCGATTGGCTCAGGGAGTTCGATGAACTCGGCCCTCTGCGCCGGCCCGTTCTCGCCCGAGCGGGTCAGGCGGGAGACGATCGACGACAGGCCGGCCGATGAGAGTTCGGCATCGACGACGTACACCGCCTCGGGTGGGCGAGGCGTCGGGAACTGCATCGGGATCGAGCCGGGTTCGACGCGGACGGTGGCGTTCGGCTCACCGTTGCGACGGCCCGCGGCGAGGGTGGTCTCGCGGTCCTGGTCGGGGGAGGTGGGGCCCATGGGTGTGATCGGCGGGGCCCAGAGGCTCGACAGCCCCGCCATGGCGCGGGGCAGGGCGCTGGCGTCGAGCTTCGTCACCCGCGATACGCCCGATCGTCCCGTCGGCAGGACCGCTTCGACGCTCGACTGCGCCGCGGCGAGATCCTTCGAGGTCACGCGGATGCCGAGCCGGCCCTCTCGCGCCAGGGTGACGGCGCGGGCCGCATCCATCCCGCCCGTCGGGCGGTCGGTCGCGGCTCTCGACTTGTCCTCGGAGCCGGCGCCCGATTCCGCGAGCTTCATGGCGCTGGTGACGGCGCTGGATGCATCATCGGGATCTTCGCCCGCATCGGGGTGGGGCTCGACGGTCGCCGCGAGCATCTCCGGGTGGGCCGGGTCGCGGAGTTCCGAATCCGCGGCGGCCTCGACCGCCTTCTCGTTGGCCGCGATCCGGAGCTCGGTCGAGGCCGACGGTTCCGGGGCCGGCTGCTTGAGGGTGAAGCCGATGTCGGCCGGCGTCGCCACGGCGACGTGTTCCTTCGAGTTGC
Coding sequences within:
- a CDS encoding (2Fe-2S)-binding protein, producing MPRITINGVEREFTQGQMILQVANDAGVEIPQYCYHDGLSIVASCRICLAEVWMPNPRNNNALEPWMGGKLVPTCQTAAADGMVVYTDSPKSVQNQKSVMEYLLINHPLDCPVCDKAGECGLQDYSYEYGRAASRFQDVKVKNPKKDIGPNILLYSDRCIMCTRCVRFTREVTGTSELMVQGRGNHEEIDVFPGRPIANELSLNVTDLCPVGALLDKDFLFAQRVWFLKETPSIDGFTASGDNLTVCHNEGKVYRLRPRTNMAVNKWWITDEVRHSWKWVHSEDRLTTPVRRQFGVQVETDWNRALLDAVAGLKQAVTAKGPMDKGARLGLLVSPMLSCEDAYLLARAALAITPSVVMAVGPVPSRGQDKTFPPSDSNGFKMYAEKAPNARGVRRVLDAIAQTPGASLVSFDEFVSLLRGGIGGAIITGNYPSDWAPKTLVDKLGQSADGPFVVLIDSLKGHGYLAGRADIVLPSSSWLEKAGTFQNARDMLQSFEQAIAPIDGTLPEAQIAIDLAALAASPTAEIPPPREGLPNLGGESDADRLPQDAIDLQNDPAVHRRPSRAVRSRLYNAAMTRQQMAKAIPSLSVFVSEVAPPPPLAQAEPEMQVVEL
- the hisS gene encoding histidine--tRNA ligase, which encodes MSHTFQAPTGTRDFYPAELNRLRYVQDAWRRTSIRHGFDEIEGPTFEHLDLYTVKSGEGIVSELFSFERFGGEKKFALRPEFTPTLARMYAAKAASLPKPTKWFWMQNCFRAERPQRGRLREFSQWNCDIVGDDSPAVDAECLECCVGLLDHLKLTPSHVRVGFSHRAVIAQLLGVTGATESTLDRSLALLDRRFKMDASEFASQMSAIGIDVERLDVLVGQIGQNRRTKQDFVQDQGGARIDLRPIRAIEDSLQSAGIGEWCVFDNRIVRGLAYYTGMVFEVHETTGAERAIAGGGRYDKLIEMFGGPPTPAVGFGMGDVVLSLVLQDKGLMPDDARIADTLGLRPDVFVFAAAEAADPAVTGVVAGLRRAGLHARRSYKSTRNIGKLVKDAAGANARFAMILHSAEVCSLKNMATQAQEDNVPVGEAAARISAGR